From Leptolyngbya sp. KIOST-1, one genomic window encodes:
- a CDS encoding phytoene desaturase family protein, translated as MERFDYIVLGAGLGGLSAAACLTRQGYRVAVLEQHYLPGGCCHTFDYGNFRFCADVHYISQCGPGQAIAQFLDYIGREVTFNSLDPNCIDRVITPAVDFAIPLGWETFRQRLLNQFPADATPINRYCDEIKHLHHDIRQLGQEVRWYDQRWHDWLKLPKYFNLFQKRLWTLQDLYDHVGMPLKLQALLAGQSGDYALPPEEIALITHTALVWDYSEGAYYPKHHFKGFVDTIVEVILAGGGTVRYMAPVEHIEVRDRRVQWVTAGGTHYEATHAYISDLDPKLTVELMHGAELSPTERQRLTQYEYSASAFNLYLGLSDRFDPTHYGLGNWNIWYYPTGDLNQEYRRQLQGNLDRPWIFLSCPTLKSSAPGMAPAGHHVLEIATVCPYEPFKQLRESDPAAYKARKREAYKAIMTSVRDLIPDIDRYIRMKVYGTPTTSEHYLGQPQGNIYGAKLVPRQVGLNRLGYHTELPNLFLVGASAGYPSVPGVIGNGMDVVELVTGETVRRSPAKAAVEPPLSMAR; from the coding sequence ATGGAACGGTTTGACTACATCGTTTTGGGGGCAGGTCTGGGGGGGCTTTCGGCGGCGGCCTGTCTGACGCGCCAGGGCTACCGAGTCGCCGTGCTCGAACAGCACTACCTGCCTGGGGGCTGCTGCCATACCTTTGACTACGGCAACTTTCGATTTTGTGCCGATGTGCACTACATTTCCCAGTGCGGACCGGGGCAGGCGATCGCCCAATTCCTGGACTACATTGGCCGGGAGGTCACTTTTAATTCCCTCGATCCCAACTGCATCGATCGGGTGATTACTCCGGCGGTGGATTTTGCCATTCCCCTGGGGTGGGAGACCTTCCGCCAGCGCCTGCTGAACCAGTTTCCAGCGGACGCGACCCCCATCAACCGCTACTGCGATGAGATCAAGCACCTCCACCACGACATTCGCCAGCTAGGCCAGGAGGTGCGCTGGTACGACCAGCGGTGGCACGACTGGCTGAAGCTACCCAAGTATTTCAATCTGTTTCAAAAGCGGCTCTGGACGCTGCAGGACCTCTACGACCACGTGGGCATGCCGCTCAAACTCCAGGCCCTGCTGGCCGGACAGAGCGGGGACTATGCCCTGCCACCCGAGGAGATTGCCCTGATCACCCACACGGCGCTGGTCTGGGACTATTCGGAGGGCGCGTACTACCCGAAGCACCACTTTAAGGGCTTTGTAGACACCATTGTTGAGGTCATCCTGGCGGGGGGTGGCACCGTGCGCTACATGGCCCCGGTGGAGCACATCGAGGTGCGCGATCGCCGGGTGCAGTGGGTGACGGCGGGGGGCACCCACTACGAGGCGACCCATGCCTACATCAGTGACCTCGACCCCAAGCTGACAGTGGAGTTGATGCATGGAGCCGAACTCAGCCCGACAGAGCGGCAGCGTCTCACCCAGTACGAGTATTCCGCCAGCGCCTTCAACCTCTATCTGGGCCTCAGCGATCGCTTTGACCCCACCCACTACGGCCTCGGCAACTGGAATATCTGGTACTACCCCACCGGGGATCTCAACCAGGAATACCGGCGGCAGCTGCAGGGTAACCTCGATCGCCCCTGGATCTTCCTCTCCTGCCCCACCCTCAAATCCTCCGCGCCGGGCATGGCCCCCGCCGGGCACCACGTGCTCGAAATTGCGACGGTGTGCCCCTACGAGCCCTTCAAGCAGCTGCGCGAAAGCGATCCTGCTGCCTACAAGGCCAGAAAACGGGAGGCGTACAAGGCGATCATGACCAGCGTGCGTGACCTGATCCCCGATATCGATCGCTACATTCGCATGAAGGTCTACGGCACCCCCACCACCAGCGAGCACTACCTGGGCCAGCCCCAGGGCAATATCTACGGGGCCAAACTGGTGCCCCGGCAGGTAGGCCTTAACCGCCTGGGGTACCACACCGAACTGCCCAACCTGTTTTTGGTCGGGGCCAGCGCGGGCTACCCCAGCGTGCCCGGCGTGATTGGCAACGGCATGGACGTGGTGGAGCTAGTCACTGGGGAAACCGTGCGGCGATCGCCCGCCAAAGCTGCGGTTGAACCACCGCTATCGATGGCTCGGTAG
- a CDS encoding transaldolase has translation MASLLEQLRQMTVVVADTGDIQAIEKFTPRDATTNPSLITTAAQIPHYQSIVDGTLLKAKVDAGAGASDKDIANLAFKNLAVAFGHKILSIIPGRVSTEVDARLSYDTEATVATAREIIGQYDKLGITPERVLIKIASTWEGIKAAEILEKEGIHCNLTLLFGLHQAIACAEAGVTLISPFVGRILDWYKKDTGREDYPSHEDPGVVSVTEIYNYYKKFGYPTEVMGASFRNIGEITELAGCDLLTISPQLLAQLDSTQADLPRKLDPAKASSMEIEKISMDEATFRSMHEGDRMASEKLDEGIKGFSKALETLEDLLATRLTQLTQGEERITHARDDLFKAYDLDGDGFITREEWLGTDAVFDALDLDHDGKLSPAEIGAGLGAAFQVA, from the coding sequence ATGGCCAGCCTGTTAGAGCAGCTCCGACAGATGACCGTCGTAGTCGCCGACACCGGAGACATTCAAGCCATTGAAAAATTTACCCCCCGCGACGCCACCACCAACCCCTCGCTGATTACCACGGCGGCCCAGATCCCCCACTACCAGTCCATCGTCGATGGCACCTTGCTCAAGGCCAAGGTCGATGCCGGAGCGGGTGCCTCAGATAAAGATATCGCCAACCTGGCCTTCAAAAACCTGGCGGTGGCCTTTGGCCACAAGATTCTCAGCATCATTCCGGGCCGGGTGTCCACCGAAGTCGATGCCCGTCTCAGCTACGACACCGAAGCCACCGTGGCCACCGCGCGGGAGATCATTGGCCAGTACGACAAGCTGGGCATTACCCCAGAGCGGGTGTTGATCAAGATTGCCTCCACCTGGGAGGGCATCAAGGCCGCCGAGATCTTGGAAAAAGAAGGAATTCACTGCAACCTGACGCTGCTGTTTGGCCTTCACCAGGCGATCGCCTGTGCTGAGGCAGGCGTCACCCTGATCTCTCCCTTTGTGGGCCGGATTCTCGACTGGTACAAAAAAGACACGGGCCGCGAAGACTACCCCTCCCACGAAGACCCCGGCGTGGTGTCGGTGACCGAGATCTACAACTACTACAAAAAGTTTGGCTACCCGACCGAGGTGATGGGGGCCAGCTTCCGCAACATTGGCGAAATTACCGAACTGGCGGGCTGCGATCTGCTCACCATTTCGCCCCAGCTGCTGGCGCAGCTGGACAGCACCCAGGCCGACCTGCCCCGCAAGCTCGACCCCGCCAAGGCTTCATCCATGGAGATCGAGAAGATCTCCATGGATGAAGCGACCTTTCGGTCCATGCACGAAGGCGATCGCATGGCCTCCGAAAAGCTGGACGAGGGCATCAAAGGCTTTAGCAAAGCGCTCGAGACCCTGGAAGATCTGCTGGCCACTCGCCTCACCCAACTCACCCAGGGCGAAGAGCGCATCACCCACGCCCGCGACGACCTGTTTAAGGCCTACGACCTCGACGGCGACGGGTTTATCACCCGCGAGGAGTGGCTGGGCACCGATGCGGTGTTCGACGCCCTCGACCTGGACCACGACGGCAAGCTCTCCCCGGCGGAAATCGGGGCGGGCCTGGGGGCGGCCTTCCAGGTGGCCTAG